Proteins found in one Candidatus Binatia bacterium genomic segment:
- the ftsH gene encoding ATP-dependent zinc metalloprotease FtsH — protein sequence MNQRAKFSVFYYLWVFLLILFLESMFFSGASVKEIPYSEFLSRVGKSEVKAVVLTQEEIYGEMKGPHDAATKSEKTDAIESSEARTPWTFSWAAIKGWFVEREKQAKEAQAARKDKIERQFTVVPLADDDLVETLQEHGVEFRAKVESHFLRNLFFDWIIPFGILFLVWGFIMKRMGQGPSALNIGKSKAKVYEVDPDNKVRYEDVAGVDEAIEETSEVVSFLKEPEKFERLGAKLPTGVLLVGPPGTGKTLLAKAVAGEADVPFFNLSGSDFVEMFVGVGAARVRDLFAEAKKKAPCIVFIDELDAIGRSRGGQGGMPQSGGFDERENTLNQLLVELDGFDGRSNVVIMGATNRPEVLDKALLRPGRFDRQILVDRPDKEGRQAIFRLHAKKLELAANVDLDKMGAQTPGFVGADIANICNEAALLASRRDHDKVEMVDFQDAFERVIGGLERKGRVLNPAEKKIVAYHESGHALVGYFTPGADPVEKISIVPRGRGALGYTLQSPTEDRYLMSRSELLGRIRTLLGGRAAEQVIFDQVSTGASDDLEKASKIARSMLTVYGMSERLPNLSLVEQQEGFLGFGPQQTARSADVEKVIAEEQLELIRVSYEAAQALLVERREQLEALAARLLEHEKLDSKDLLEILGPRPEAA from the coding sequence ATGAACCAGCGGGCAAAATTCTCGGTCTTCTACTACTTGTGGGTCTTTCTTCTCATTCTCTTCCTCGAGTCGATGTTCTTCTCGGGGGCGTCGGTGAAGGAGATTCCCTACAGCGAGTTTCTTTCGCGGGTCGGGAAGAGTGAGGTGAAGGCGGTCGTCCTCACCCAGGAGGAGATCTACGGCGAGATGAAGGGGCCGCACGACGCGGCCACGAAGAGCGAGAAGACGGACGCCATCGAGTCGTCCGAGGCTCGGACGCCCTGGACGTTTTCGTGGGCGGCGATCAAAGGCTGGTTCGTCGAAAGAGAGAAGCAGGCCAAGGAGGCCCAGGCGGCCCGAAAGGACAAGATCGAGCGGCAGTTCACCGTCGTCCCTCTTGCGGACGACGATCTCGTCGAGACCCTGCAGGAGCACGGCGTGGAGTTCCGCGCGAAGGTCGAGTCGCACTTTCTGCGCAACCTCTTCTTCGATTGGATTATCCCGTTCGGAATTCTGTTCCTCGTTTGGGGCTTCATCATGAAGCGGATGGGGCAGGGGCCGAGCGCCCTCAACATCGGGAAGAGCAAGGCGAAGGTTTACGAGGTCGATCCGGACAACAAGGTTCGATACGAGGATGTCGCGGGCGTCGACGAGGCGATCGAGGAGACGAGCGAGGTCGTTTCGTTTCTGAAGGAGCCCGAGAAGTTCGAACGCCTCGGTGCGAAGCTGCCGACGGGTGTGTTGCTGGTCGGCCCGCCGGGAACCGGCAAGACCTTGCTCGCGAAGGCTGTGGCGGGTGAGGCGGACGTTCCGTTCTTCAATCTGTCGGGTTCGGACTTCGTCGAGATGTTCGTTGGTGTGGGGGCGGCGCGCGTGCGCGATCTCTTCGCCGAGGCGAAGAAGAAGGCGCCCTGCATCGTGTTCATCGACGAACTCGACGCGATCGGTCGTTCCCGTGGAGGGCAGGGTGGGATGCCGCAGAGCGGTGGCTTCGACGAGCGCGAGAATACTCTGAACCAGCTGCTGGTGGAGCTCGACGGCTTCGATGGTCGCTCGAACGTCGTCATCATGGGCGCGACCAATCGGCCCGAGGTTCTCGACAAGGCGCTGCTGCGACCGGGGCGCTTCGATCGCCAGATTCTCGTGGATAGGCCGGACAAGGAGGGGCGGCAGGCGATCTTCCGCCTCCACGCGAAGAAGCTCGAGCTCGCGGCGAATGTCGACCTCGACAAGATGGGGGCGCAGACGCCAGGGTTCGTCGGCGCGGACATCGCAAACATCTGCAACGAGGCGGCTCTGCTCGCCTCACGCCGTGACCACGACAAGGTGGAGATGGTCGATTTCCAGGACGCGTTCGAGCGGGTCATCGGTGGGCTCGAGCGCAAAGGGCGTGTCTTGAATCCGGCGGAGAAGAAGATCGTCGCGTACCACGAGTCCGGCCACGCGCTGGTGGGATACTTCACCCCAGGCGCCGATCCGGTCGAGAAGATCTCGATCGTCCCGCGCGGGCGCGGTGCGCTGGGGTACACGCTGCAGTCGCCGACCGAGGATCGTTACCTGATGTCGCGGTCGGAGTTGCTCGGGCGAATCCGCACGTTGTTGGGTGGCCGCGCGGCTGAGCAGGTGATCTTTGATCAGGTTTCGACGGGTGCGTCGGACGATCTCGAGAAGGCGAGCAAGATTGCGCGCAGCATGCTTACCGTCTACGGCATGAGCGAGCGGCTCCCGAACTTGTCTCTGGTGGAGCAACAGGAGGGATTCCTCGGCTTCGGTCCGCAGCAGACGGCGCGGTCCGCGGATGTCGAGAAGGTCATCGCCGAGGAGCAGCTCGAGTTGATCCGAGTGAGCTACGAAGCGGCGCAAGCACTTCTCGTCGAGCGGCGGGAGCAGCTCGAAGCGCTTGCGGCTCGACTGCTCGAGCACGAGAAGCTCGACTCGAAGGACCTCCTGGAGATCCTCGGCCCACGGCCCGAGGCCGCCTAG
- a CDS encoding GDSL-type esterase/lipase family protein, translating into MLRIPAIVIASLVLSFAAGEGIARLAGHTTAQRTAPRFSWADRGELYTMEPNRQWVMPGDLKLVRVNSLGLRGPEISSKLDWQRILLLGDSVAFGYDVVEKKALPVRLQRSLLQRGLPVEVVNAAIPGWCARQHRLFLAENGAALEPNLVLATVVLNDIPELLSGQAELGASIRLANVLNWSAQRSALVTAAKNALAGTENPFARATYLRKLTLAPDSKLAREGMAAEPAELQDLAKTAQALSVPLGLVILPFKFQLTTLNTDAPQRELMEFAREHGIPAIDLLPSLREHDADEIFLDQVHLSEFGNEIVAAQISQWLVEHTMIGPEAPPAG; encoded by the coding sequence ATGCTCCGCATACCGGCCATCGTGATTGCGAGCCTGGTCCTGTCCTTCGCCGCGGGCGAAGGAATCGCTCGGCTGGCCGGCCACACGACAGCGCAGCGCACGGCTCCCAGGTTTTCGTGGGCCGACCGTGGCGAGCTGTACACGATGGAGCCCAACCGACAATGGGTGATGCCCGGGGACCTCAAACTCGTTCGCGTGAACTCGCTCGGCCTTCGCGGCCCCGAGATCTCCTCGAAGCTCGACTGGCAGCGAATCCTCCTCCTCGGCGACTCGGTCGCCTTCGGGTACGACGTCGTCGAGAAGAAGGCGCTCCCGGTCCGCCTTCAGAGAAGCTTGCTCCAGCGCGGGCTCCCAGTAGAAGTCGTCAACGCCGCCATCCCGGGCTGGTGCGCACGGCAGCACCGTCTTTTCCTGGCAGAGAACGGCGCGGCCCTCGAGCCCAACTTGGTTCTCGCAACCGTCGTGCTGAACGACATCCCCGAGCTGCTGAGCGGTCAGGCCGAGCTCGGCGCCTCGATTCGCCTTGCCAACGTTCTGAACTGGTCTGCGCAGCGGTCGGCGCTCGTCACGGCGGCCAAGAATGCGCTGGCCGGAACGGAGAATCCGTTCGCACGCGCCACCTATCTGCGGAAGCTCACGCTTGCTCCCGACTCAAAGCTCGCCCGCGAGGGAATGGCCGCGGAACCCGCCGAACTGCAGGATTTGGCGAAGACCGCACAGGCGCTCTCGGTCCCTCTCGGACTGGTGATCCTACCGTTCAAATTCCAGCTGACGACTCTGAACACCGACGCGCCGCAACGTGAGCTCATGGAGTTCGCGCGCGAACATGGGATTCCCGCGATCGACCTGCTTCCCAGTCTACGGGAGCACGACGCTGACGAGATCTTCCTCGACCAGGTCCATCTGTCCGAGTTCGGAAACGAGATTGTGGCGGCGCAGATCTCGCAATGGCTGGTGGAGCACACGATGATCGGCCCCGAAGCCCCTCCGGCCGGCTAG
- a CDS encoding peptidylprolyl isomerase — MTQSPATPMVFWMGWMKRLARAPVLHFVIAGIALFTIDRWWSFQEEMEARDAKNKAIVIDGDRVARIRRDFQRRHGVPPNPAEEDALVDQEIDEEVLYREALARKLDLADRSIQWWLIKKMRFVAEDPELGDEQLYAQAKELGLDDNDVVIRRIMAQKMRLLAELAEGSVEPTEAEVQEYYKENEADWTRPKRVSLRHVFLSRDRRGAELDADAGALLSEIKHVGPDGVADRGDPFPLGRRHRARSEVQLAKLFGPEFAAQAIALDEGGWQGPIPSAYGVHLVYVEETLPSEPAPLASVENQVSRRLAAERRAAVLERELARMRGLYEVQIEEPDDTEGDTGAS, encoded by the coding sequence TTGACCCAATCGCCCGCGACGCCGATGGTCTTCTGGATGGGTTGGATGAAACGGCTCGCGAGGGCGCCCGTGCTTCACTTCGTGATCGCAGGCATCGCCCTGTTCACCATCGACCGGTGGTGGAGCTTCCAGGAGGAGATGGAAGCGCGCGACGCGAAGAACAAGGCTATCGTCATCGACGGCGACCGGGTCGCGCGAATCCGCCGGGATTTTCAACGACGCCACGGCGTCCCGCCGAATCCGGCCGAGGAGGATGCCCTCGTCGACCAGGAAATCGACGAAGAGGTGCTCTACCGCGAGGCGCTCGCCCGCAAGCTCGACCTCGCCGACCGGAGCATCCAGTGGTGGCTGATCAAGAAAATGCGATTCGTCGCCGAGGATCCCGAGCTCGGAGACGAGCAGCTTTACGCCCAAGCGAAAGAGCTCGGCCTCGATGACAACGACGTCGTCATCCGACGCATCATGGCCCAGAAGATGCGCCTCCTCGCTGAGCTCGCCGAGGGCAGCGTCGAGCCGACCGAGGCCGAGGTCCAGGAGTACTACAAAGAAAACGAAGCCGACTGGACACGCCCAAAGCGTGTCAGCCTCCGCCACGTCTTCCTCAGCCGAGATCGTCGGGGAGCCGAGCTCGACGCGGACGCGGGAGCGCTTCTCTCCGAAATCAAGCACGTCGGACCGGACGGGGTAGCCGACCGCGGGGATCCGTTCCCGCTCGGGCGCCGACACCGCGCGCGCTCTGAAGTGCAACTTGCGAAGCTCTTCGGACCCGAGTTCGCCGCGCAGGCGATCGCGCTCGACGAGGGTGGCTGGCAGGGGCCCATCCCATCCGCGTACGGCGTGCACCTCGTGTACGTGGAGGAAACGCTCCCCAGCGAACCCGCACCGCTCGCATCGGTCGAGAACCAGGTGAGTCGCCGGCTCGCCGCCGAACGACGCGCTGCCGTCCTCGAACGCGAGCTCGCACGCATGCGCGGGCTCTACGAGGTACAGATCGAAGAACCCGACGATACCGAAGGAGACACCGGTGCTTCCTGA
- a CDS encoding RluA family pseudouridine synthase has product MAGELTQPSRGIAERVQFEVSSEDGGLRLDQLIAKHVPGLSRRKARLLIELGGAFVDCARVKVLGRKLWPGQKIEVHLGGAIGRVSPGLGAAALQRDGEGLPHHGIVHEDAHVVVVDKPSGLLTTPMPESDRNNLLDLLERRTEPPTRAWPVNRLDTETSGLLVFGKTELATRALSERFRTHDVDRQYLAVVHGAVPASLRRIEEPIDGQPAASEVAVLQPAAGATVVRVRTETGRTHQVRIHMAGAGHSVCGDRRYGERGALEPPRMALHATRLGFVHPENGERMVFESRWPADLSAWIAGL; this is encoded by the coding sequence ATGGCCGGAGAACTCACCCAACCCAGCCGTGGGATCGCGGAACGCGTGCAGTTCGAAGTTTCGTCCGAGGACGGCGGGCTGCGCCTCGACCAGTTGATCGCGAAGCACGTCCCCGGGCTCTCGCGGCGGAAGGCGCGTCTGTTGATCGAGCTCGGCGGGGCGTTCGTGGATTGCGCGCGGGTGAAGGTGCTGGGCCGCAAGCTGTGGCCCGGACAGAAGATCGAGGTTCACCTCGGGGGTGCGATCGGGCGGGTGTCACCGGGGCTGGGCGCGGCGGCGCTCCAGCGCGATGGTGAGGGGTTGCCGCACCATGGGATCGTTCATGAAGACGCGCATGTCGTCGTCGTCGACAAGCCCTCCGGTCTGCTGACTACACCGATGCCGGAGAGTGATCGGAACAATCTTCTGGACCTCCTCGAGCGACGCACCGAGCCACCTACCCGGGCGTGGCCCGTGAATCGTCTCGACACGGAGACGAGTGGCCTTCTCGTGTTCGGCAAAACAGAGCTCGCTACCCGGGCGCTGTCGGAGAGATTCCGAACGCACGATGTGGATCGGCAGTACCTGGCCGTCGTGCACGGAGCGGTGCCGGCATCGCTCCGTCGCATCGAAGAACCGATCGACGGCCAGCCGGCGGCGAGTGAGGTGGCGGTCTTACAGCCGGCCGCTGGAGCCACCGTCGTTCGGGTTCGCACCGAGACGGGTCGCACCCATCAGGTTCGCATCCACATGGCAGGGGCGGGCCATTCCGTGTGCGGCGATCGCCGCTATGGGGAGCGCGGCGCGCTCGAGCCACCGCGCATGGCGCTCCACGCGACCCGGCTCGGCTTCGTCCACCCGGAGAACGGCGAAAGGATGGTCTTCGAGAGCCGGTGGCCGGCGGATTTGTCGGCTTGGATCGCCGGCCTCTGA
- a CDS encoding HupE/UreJ family protein — MLPELRVRIAALLTLILAAMVPGLASAHPLAPALLQIREQSDGKAEVSWKTSVLQVRGSKVAPSLPPECKPVGTSKAVEEGESVVEVFTVDCGPGGLVGKTVGVTGLGDGKNDSLLRIALADGRVLQEVLRVGDAEFTIPETGRPSSVFTGYIQLGFDHILTGLDHLLFVFGLLLLATSTRLLIETVTAFTVGHSITLSLAALGIAQVPSGPVEVLIALSIFILAVELARGERTSPTLLRRFPWVMAFLFGLLHGLGFAGALREIGLPPDDIPLSLFSFNVGIEAGQLTFVFVVLLAGFVLRRVLERLPAWSERIPVYGIGCLSVYWVLERIADVLR, encoded by the coding sequence GTGCTTCCTGAGCTTCGCGTGCGCATCGCTGCCCTCCTGACGCTGATCCTCGCGGCGATGGTGCCGGGACTCGCTTCCGCGCATCCCCTCGCGCCGGCCCTGCTTCAGATCCGCGAGCAGAGTGACGGAAAAGCCGAGGTCTCGTGGAAGACCTCCGTCCTCCAGGTCCGCGGCTCCAAGGTCGCGCCGTCGCTGCCGCCCGAGTGCAAACCGGTCGGCACTTCAAAAGCCGTCGAAGAGGGCGAGAGCGTGGTCGAGGTGTTCACCGTCGACTGCGGCCCCGGTGGGCTCGTCGGGAAAACCGTCGGCGTGACCGGCCTCGGCGACGGAAAGAACGACTCGCTGCTCCGCATCGCGCTCGCCGACGGGCGTGTTCTGCAGGAGGTCCTGCGCGTGGGCGATGCCGAGTTCACGATCCCCGAAACGGGGCGGCCCTCGAGCGTCTTCACCGGCTACATCCAGCTCGGATTCGACCACATCCTGACCGGGCTCGACCACCTGCTGTTCGTCTTCGGCCTCTTGTTACTGGCCACCTCGACGCGACTTCTGATCGAAACCGTCACGGCGTTCACCGTGGGCCACAGCATCACGCTGTCGCTCGCCGCGCTGGGCATCGCGCAAGTTCCGTCCGGACCGGTCGAAGTCCTGATCGCGCTCAGCATTTTCATCCTTGCGGTCGAACTCGCCCGCGGAGAGCGCACTTCACCGACCCTCCTGCGCCGCTTCCCTTGGGTCATGGCCTTCCTCTTCGGCCTGCTGCACGGGCTCGGTTTCGCCGGAGCACTCCGGGAGATCGGGCTACCCCCGGACGACATCCCCCTGTCGTTGTTCTCGTTCAACGTCGGGATCGAGGCCGGACAGCTGACCTTCGTCTTCGTCGTCTTGCTCGCGGGATTCGTGCTCCGCCGCGTGCTCGAACGATTGCCCGCCTGGTCCGAGCGGATCCCCGTCTATGGGATCGGCTGCCTCTCGGTGTACTGGGTTCTCGAACGCATCGCCGACGTCTTGCGCTGA
- a CDS encoding methyltransferase domain-containing protein yields the protein MKDAHIARFLTASVALILIAGCGKSWKQFAYEGMDRDGWQHPERVMEVLEIQPGDQVADLGAGSGYFTFDLAKAAGPDGVVYAVDIDPEMIALIDELATEKSVSNVKTILAKPDDPGLPDGAIDLVFTSNTYHHIADPTAYFAKLKTDLAPNGRVAILDLRPDSGWFQRWFGHASEAQKIRDEMKAAGYQLQGEQDFVEKQSFLVFAPTPTS from the coding sequence ATGAAGGACGCCCACATCGCTCGATTCCTCACCGCCTCCGTCGCCCTCATCCTCATCGCTGGATGCGGTAAATCGTGGAAGCAGTTCGCCTACGAAGGTATGGACCGCGACGGATGGCAGCACCCCGAGCGTGTGATGGAGGTGCTCGAGATCCAGCCTGGCGACCAGGTCGCCGATCTGGGCGCCGGCAGCGGCTACTTCACGTTCGACCTGGCAAAGGCCGCCGGACCCGACGGCGTCGTCTACGCAGTCGACATCGATCCCGAAATGATCGCTTTGATCGACGAACTGGCGACCGAGAAGAGCGTGTCGAACGTCAAGACGATCCTGGCGAAGCCCGACGACCCTGGCCTCCCCGACGGCGCGATCGACCTCGTCTTCACCTCGAACACGTATCACCACATCGCGGATCCGACGGCCTACTTCGCGAAATTGAAGACCGACCTCGCGCCGAACGGACGCGTGGCCATCCTCGATCTCCGACCAGACTCCGGCTGGTTCCAACGCTGGTTCGGGCACGCCAGCGAGGCCCAAAAGATCCGCGATGAGATGAAGGCGGCGGGATACCAGCTACAGGGCGAACAAGACTTCGTGGAGAAGCAGAGCTTCCTCGTGTTCGCGCCGACGCCGACCTCCTGA
- a CDS encoding acyl-CoA dehydrogenase family protein, whose translation MFDPTLTEAQEALIDTARRFAAEKIIPVAGEYDESGEFPTDLFKAAWEIGLMNVEVEEDYGGLGLSTVDGCLIAEELAFGCCAVATSIMANHLGSLPLMLAGTEEQKKQYLGRLTNEFSFCSYACSEPEAGSDVAGMQARITRDGDDWILNGQKRWITNAGHASFYTGFATTDPALRHKGITAFVVPRDLPGVSTGKKENKLGQRASDTSDVLFDDVRLTPENMLGAPGQGFGIAMETFDKSRPMIAALCAGLIRRSMEESRGYALERKTFGVPIAQHQAIQFMIAEMVMAHEATRMLYLKAAFEVDNAIKRTSTSAIAKALGADWAMKSAVDAVQVFGGYGYTKEYPVEKLMRDAKLLQIYEGTSQIQRVVIARNYLSRS comes from the coding sequence ATGTTCGATCCTACGTTGACCGAAGCGCAAGAGGCCCTCATCGACACGGCTCGACGGTTCGCCGCCGAGAAGATCATTCCGGTGGCAGGGGAGTACGACGAGTCCGGCGAGTTCCCAACCGACCTCTTCAAGGCGGCGTGGGAGATAGGTCTCATGAACGTCGAAGTCGAAGAGGACTACGGCGGCCTCGGGCTGAGCACGGTCGACGGGTGTCTCATCGCAGAGGAACTCGCGTTCGGGTGCTGCGCCGTCGCGACGAGCATCATGGCGAACCATCTGGGTTCCCTACCGCTGATGCTCGCCGGGACGGAGGAACAGAAGAAGCAGTATCTCGGTCGCCTGACGAACGAGTTCTCGTTTTGCAGCTACGCGTGTTCCGAGCCCGAAGCGGGGTCGGACGTCGCGGGCATGCAGGCCCGAATCACGCGAGACGGCGACGACTGGATCCTCAACGGCCAGAAGCGTTGGATCACCAACGCCGGTCACGCGAGCTTCTACACCGGCTTTGCAACGACGGATCCCGCGCTGCGCCACAAGGGCATCACGGCCTTCGTGGTTCCGAGGGACCTCCCGGGTGTTTCCACCGGGAAGAAGGAGAACAAGCTCGGCCAGCGCGCGTCGGACACCTCGGACGTGCTGTTCGACGATGTTCGCCTGACTCCGGAGAACATGCTGGGCGCGCCCGGGCAGGGCTTCGGCATTGCCATGGAGACCTTCGACAAGTCGCGCCCGATGATAGCCGCCCTCTGCGCCGGTCTCATCCGCCGGTCGATGGAAGAGTCGCGAGGCTACGCGCTCGAGCGAAAGACCTTCGGCGTGCCCATTGCCCAACATCAGGCGATCCAGTTCATGATCGCCGAGATGGTGATGGCTCACGAAGCGACGCGGATGCTCTACTTGAAGGCCGCGTTCGAGGTCGACAATGCGATCAAGCGCACGAGCACATCGGCCATTGCGAAGGCGCTGGGCGCCGACTGGGCGATGAAATCGGCCGTCGATGCGGTGCAGGTCTTCGGTGGCTACGGCTACACCAAGGAGTATCCCGTCGAGAAGTTGATGCGGGACGCGAAGCTGCTCCAGATCTACGAAGGTACGTCGCAGATTCAGCGCGTGGTGATTGCGCGCAACTACTTGTCGCGTAGTTGA
- a CDS encoding bifunctional alpha,alpha-trehalose-phosphate synthase (UDP-forming)/trehalose-phosphatase gives MSRLLIVANRLPIAVSRVDGELHVERSPGGLATGLSGPHSKSDALWIGWPGDIQDVTDEERESLGKRLDELRAIPVWIPPNDLREFYEGFSNGALWPLFHHLLDQMPLHVQGWEAYERANGQFADEVCRHYNDGDLIWVHDYQLMLLPQMLRDRLPDARIGFFLHIPFPASELFRTIAHRERILEGVLGADLVGFHTAGYMRSFSSSLLRVLGIASNVDRVYHDQREVRLGVFPMGVDTEKFATLSDSPEVQARVAGLRGMDDCAIVLGVDRLDYTKGIRRRLLAYEKFLYDHPELHGRVRLTQIAVPSRTSVEAYQDFRNEVDASIGRINGAFGTSEWAPIYYLYRGISEVELSALYRAADVLLVTPVRDGMNLVAKEFVASRTDDGGVLVLSEFAGAASELAEAVMMNPFDVDRASEVFYRALTLPADERLARMKALRRRVLSYDVHHWVRSYLESLEEASQGAEQVMSARMRVEQLAALSEKMRGAGELLLILGYDGTLVPFASAPELSKPDEELLDLLRRLAARPATQIHLVSGSSRDVIEQRFGGIPIHLHAEYGFWEKAMGTSNWVGGELPVQEWRDHVVQILENFTARTPGSLIEEKTVSVAWHYRMAEPEFAAFQANELTIHLTQLLSNEPVEIVTDDKVIEVRATGVNKGIVVPRLLAESPPDTFVVAMGDDRNDEELFAALEGEGTAIHVGGGTSRADIRVPNIEAARRLLASLLD, from the coding sequence ATGTCTCGTCTCCTGATCGTCGCCAACCGTCTCCCGATCGCCGTTTCCCGTGTCGATGGGGAACTCCATGTGGAGCGCAGCCCCGGGGGCCTCGCCACCGGTCTGTCAGGCCCGCATTCCAAGTCCGACGCCCTGTGGATCGGCTGGCCCGGGGACATTCAAGACGTCACCGATGAGGAGCGGGAGAGCCTGGGTAAGCGTCTGGACGAGCTTCGGGCGATACCGGTCTGGATCCCGCCGAACGACCTGAGGGAGTTCTACGAGGGATTCTCGAACGGCGCCCTGTGGCCGCTCTTCCACCATCTCCTCGATCAGATGCCGCTGCACGTCCAGGGTTGGGAGGCGTACGAGCGCGCGAATGGGCAGTTCGCCGACGAGGTCTGCCGCCACTACAACGACGGCGACCTGATCTGGGTGCACGACTACCAGCTCATGTTGCTCCCGCAGATGCTCCGCGATCGGCTTCCGGACGCCCGGATCGGGTTCTTCCTGCACATCCCGTTCCCGGCCTCCGAGCTCTTCCGCACGATCGCGCACCGCGAGCGCATTCTCGAGGGCGTTCTAGGCGCGGACCTGGTCGGGTTCCACACGGCCGGATACATGCGGTCGTTCTCCTCCTCGTTGCTTCGTGTTCTCGGAATCGCCTCGAACGTGGACCGCGTCTATCACGACCAGCGGGAAGTTCGGCTCGGTGTGTTCCCGATGGGCGTCGACACCGAGAAGTTCGCAACCCTGTCGGATTCACCCGAGGTGCAGGCGCGCGTTGCCGGACTCCGAGGCATGGACGACTGCGCGATCGTGCTCGGCGTCGATCGGCTCGACTACACGAAGGGGATTCGTCGTCGGCTCCTGGCGTACGAGAAATTCCTCTACGATCACCCCGAACTCCACGGGCGCGTGCGGCTCACCCAGATCGCGGTGCCGTCGCGAACCTCGGTAGAGGCTTACCAGGACTTCCGGAACGAGGTGGATGCTTCGATCGGTCGCATCAACGGTGCGTTCGGCACGTCGGAGTGGGCACCGATTTACTATCTCTACCGGGGCATCAGCGAGGTCGAGCTCTCCGCGCTCTATCGCGCGGCGGACGTTCTTCTCGTGACGCCGGTGCGCGATGGGATGAACCTCGTCGCCAAGGAGTTCGTCGCTTCCCGCACGGACGACGGTGGCGTCCTCGTTCTCAGTGAGTTCGCGGGTGCGGCGTCGGAACTCGCCGAGGCCGTGATGATGAATCCGTTCGACGTGGATCGCGCGTCGGAGGTCTTCTATCGGGCGCTGACCCTCCCGGCGGACGAGCGACTCGCACGGATGAAGGCTCTGCGGCGACGCGTTCTCTCCTACGACGTTCACCACTGGGTGCGCTCCTATCTGGAGTCGCTGGAGGAGGCGAGCCAGGGCGCGGAGCAGGTGATGTCCGCGCGAATGCGTGTGGAGCAACTGGCCGCGTTGAGCGAGAAGATGCGGGGCGCAGGCGAGCTCCTCCTGATCCTCGGCTACGACGGCACTCTCGTTCCGTTCGCGAGCGCTCCCGAGTTGTCCAAACCGGACGAGGAGCTGCTCGATCTTCTCCGCCGCCTCGCGGCCCGTCCCGCTACCCAGATTCATCTTGTAAGCGGGAGTTCTCGCGATGTGATCGAGCAACGGTTCGGTGGGATTCCAATCCATCTGCATGCGGAGTACGGATTCTGGGAGAAGGCGATGGGGACCTCGAACTGGGTTGGGGGTGAGCTGCCGGTTCAGGAATGGCGTGATCACGTAGTCCAGATCCTCGAGAACTTCACGGCCAGGACGCCGGGCTCACTCATCGAGGAGAAGACGGTCTCGGTCGCGTGGCACTACCGGATGGCCGAGCCGGAGTTCGCCGCGTTCCAGGCGAACGAGCTGACGATTCATCTTACGCAGTTGCTCAGCAACGAGCCGGTCGAGATCGTGACCGATGACAAGGTGATCGAGGTCCGCGCGACGGGTGTGAACAAGGGCATCGTCGTACCGCGGCTTCTGGCCGAGTCGCCGCCAGACACGTTCGTCGTGGCCATGGGTGACGACCGGAATGACGAAGAGCTCTTCGCAGCTCTCGAAGGCGAGGGCACGGCGATCCACGTCGGCGGCGGGACGAGTCGCGCGGACATCCGCGTGCCGAACATCGAAGCGGCGCGCCGTCTGTTGGCGAGCCTTCTCGACTGA